A section of the Pleuronectes platessa chromosome 7, fPlePla1.1, whole genome shotgun sequence genome encodes:
- the slc13a1 gene encoding solute carrier family 13 member 1, which produces MLKKLRKGLWNYRYFTLIVLTPLLLLPLPVVVGSKEAECAFVLLLMATYWVTEVIPLSITAMLPAILFPMFGIMTSTGVAKEYFKDFHFLLVGVICLATSIEKWGLHRRIALRLVTMVGVNPAWLLLGFMSGCAFLSMWVQNTSAVMMTMPIVEAVLQQILGAKERGCVGEDNPNLQLDDNDDNIDKIKEIVSNRKDLEGPEETFTGIQIHTLQEPAGAQASVCLAAAPSRTKQDLMICKAMCIGIAYSSNIGGIATLPGTSPNLIFSEYLNQIYPNCNCINFGNWLLLCLPISVIMLLLTWIWLYWLFIGSDIRFLWRCGGDHSEKEKAARKVIEDEFKLLGTMSSQEIVTAVVFLLMVLLWLTRSPGFMPGWSTLFPHHSGYITDATVALLLGLSFFILPANGPYKKYEAMISWKEFQASMPWKVALLVGGGFALAEGTKESGLSLWVAKLLVPLGDLPILATIVVACIIVTTVTEVASNAATITIFLPILSPLAEAIHVNPLYVLIPTTLCTSFSFLLPVSNPPNAVVFTYGHIDIMDMVKAGLGVNVIGVLAVVFAVVTWGVPLFNLNTYPDWAPVHPGFNSTTP; this is translated from the exons ATGCTAAAGAAGTTAAGGAAAGGATTGTGGAACTATCGCTACTTCACCCTGATTGTCCTcacaccactgctgctgctaccTCTTCCTGTTGTTGTCGGATCGAAG GAGGCAGAATGTgcgtttgtgttgctgctgatgGCGACTTACTGGGTGACAGAGGTGATTCCACTGTCCATAACCGCCATGCTCCCCGCCATCCTCTTTCCTATGTTTGGCATCATGACTTCTACAGGC gtGGCAAAAGAGTACTTTAAAGACTTCCACTTCTTGCTGGTAGGCGTCATCTGCCTCGCCACATCGATTGAGAAATGGGGTCTTCACCGCAGAATCGCCCTGAGGCTTGTCACCATGGTGGGGGTCAACCCTGCATG GTTGTTGTTAGGCTTCATGTCCGGCTGTGCCTTCCTCTCAATGTGGGTCCAAAACACCTCAGCTGTTATGATGACGATGCCCATCGTGGAGGCGGTTCTCCAGCAGATCCTGGGAGCCAAGGAGCGGGGATGTGTCGGTGAAGACAACCCCAACCTACAGCTGGATG ATAATGACGACAACATTGACAAGATTAAAGAAATTGTGAG TAACAGGAAGGATCTGGAAGGTCCTGAAGAAACCTTCACTGGTATTCAGATACACACGCTGCAAGAGCCTGCAGGAGCGCAG GCTTCGGTGTGTCTAGCTGCAGCTCCCAGTAGGACCAAGCAGGACCTAATGATATGTAAAGCCATGTGTATTGGCATCGCCTACTCCTCCAACATCGGCGGCATTGCCACGCTGCCTGGAACCTCACCCAACCTCATCTTCTCTGAATACCTCAACCA GATTTATCCAAACTGCAACTGCATTAACTTCGGGAACTGGCTCTTGTTGTGCCTGCCCATCAGTGTGATCATGCTGCTGCTCACATGGATATGGCTTTACTGGCTCTTCATTGGCTCAGA TATCAGGTTCCTGTGGCGATGTGGAGGGGACCATTCTGAGAAAGAGAAGGCAGCAAGAAAAGTTATTGAAGACGAGTTCAAGTTGCTGGGAACCATGAG CTCTCAGGAGATCGTCACTGCGGTGGTTTTCCTTCTGATGGTGCTGTTGTGGCTGACCAGATCTCCAGGGTTCATGCCTGGATGGTCAACACTCTTCCCCCA TCACTCAGGCTACATCACTGACGCCACCGTAGCTCTTCTGCTGGGCCTCTCTTTTTTCATCTTACCTGCCAACGGACCCTACAAAAAATATG AGGCCATGATCTCCTGGAAAGAGTTTCAGGCCTCGATGCCGTGGAAAGTGGCCTTGCTGGTTGGTGGAGGCTTCGCACTCGCTGAAGGCACAAAG GAATCAGGCCTGTCCCTGTGGGTGGCGAAATTGCTGGTACCTCTGGGTGATCTGCCAATCTTGGCCACGATTGTCGTCGCTTGCATCATCGTCACCACGGTAACAGAGGTCGCCAGCAACGCGGCCACTATCACCATCTTCCTCCCCATCCTCTCACCTCTG GCTGAGGCCATCCACGTCAACCCACTGTACGTCCTGATCCCCACTACCCTTTGCACAtccttctccttcctgctgCCAGTGTCCAACCCGCCCAACGCCGTCGTGTTCACTTACGGACACATCGACATCATGGACATG GTGAAGGCGGGGCTTGGCGTTAACGTAATAGGCGTCCTTGCCGTGGTGTTCGCTGTGGTGACATGGGGTGTTCCACTATTCAATCTGAATACGTACCCTGACTGGGCGCCGGTCCACCCTGGTTTTAACTCAACAACACCTTGA